A segment of the bacterium genome:
AACATATTTTATCAAAGATTTTGGTAAGTATTTTAGTTTCAAATTAAAACTCAAACTTCCATTTCTTCTACAACTTGCCCATTTTGAATTCATATCCCTGAAATAAATTTTTTTAACTTTTACTTTCATTTTTTCAGAATATCTTTTTATATACTTCAAAACAATTCTTTTCAGTTCTTCATCATCCCTTTTATAAATCTTTTTATCCTTATATTTTCCCTTTATTTTTTCTATAAATTCAATCTTCTTTTCAATCCAAACCCTATGTTTCTCAATTATTTCTTCTGGTCTAAAATTACCTTTAAGTGGCAGAATTAAAACAAATTTCCCTTTAAGTTCTATTCTTGGATATTTAACATTCCTTTTTACAATTAAAAAATCCTTAACTTCCATATTCCTTCACAAATTCAATAATTTTCCTGTGTAATAAATCAAATTTTTCATAATCTAAATTATGTTTATTTTTTATCTCAAGACATATCTCTCTTGTTTTTCTCTCAATTACCTGTCTTAACGCTGGGTTTTCAATCCAGTTTTCAACCATACTATCTTTTATTCCATTTTTTATCTCTTCAACATAATTTTTAAGTGTAATTTCATCTTCTTTTATCTCATCTTTTAAAATTAAATAAAGCCCATAGTCAAAATTATCAAATTCAAGTTTTTCTTTCTCTTTTTCTTTTATTTCTATTTCCTTCAAAATTTCTTTCTCTTCCTTAAATAACTCCTCAATTTCAATCTTCCTTTCCTTCCATTTTCTTATCAGGTCATCTATTCTATCAGCAATTGTTCTATAAACAGGATTTTTTCCTCTTTCAACATAAACAAGTTTTGAAAGAATAAAAATAATATTCACAACCTTTTCTTTTTCAGGAATAGCACTTTTTCTAATCTCTTCAATTGTTTTCAAATCTAATTTTAAACTTGGCAGTGTTTTTTTTATTTCTTTTACTTTTAAATTTTTATGGACAAAATCAACCGTTTTTTTAAAAAATTTATCAACAAGTTCTTTTTCTTCCTCATCTTCAGTCAATTTTCTGTAATAATCATAAACAGCAGAAAACCATTTAAATTCTTTTAAGTACTTCAATTTTTCTGGATGAGAAGCGAGAATTTCAAAAATCTTCCTTGTTTTTTTATAATTCTCAAAAAATCTATCTCTTATTTTGTCATCTCTTAAAATATCCAAAGATTTCAAAAGGACTTCCCTTTCAATTTTAAACTTAATATTCTTAAAAATCTCTTTCATATTTTCAATACATTTTTCAAACTCTTCAAAAAGTTTATCATACTCAGTTATAAGTCCTTTTATTTCGCTTTTGTAATATTCT
Coding sequences within it:
- a CDS encoding DUF3387 domain-containing protein; the encoded protein is KYLPPEYSEVVMSFKIDEKEPINSFYYEWKKRYSGFANDKERIKKIIDDFKEKEYPKILIVTDMLITGFDAPILHVLYLDKLLKKHRLLQTIARTNRPYGDVKECGFIIDYAGVIKNLKYALKEYYKSEIKGLITEYDKLFEEFEKCIENMKEIFKNIKFKIEREVLLKSLDILRDDKIRDRFFENYKKTRKIFEILASHPEKLKYLKEFKWFSAVYDYYRKLTEDEEEKELVDKFFKKTVDFVHKNLKVKEIKKTLPSLKLDLKTIEEIRKSAIPEKEKVVNIIFILSKLVYVERGKNPVYRTIADRIDDLIRKWKERKIEIEELFKEEKEILKEIEIKEKEKEKLEFDNFDYGLYLILKDEIKEDEITLKNYVEEIKNGIKDSMVENWIENPALRQVIERKTREICLEIKNKHNLDYEKFDLLHRKIIEFVKEYGS
- a CDS encoding M48 family metallopeptidase; its protein translation is MEVKDFLIVKRNVKYPRIELKGKFVLILPLKGNFRPEEIIEKHRVWIEKKIEFIEKIKGKYKDKKIYKRDDEELKRIVLKYIKRYSEKMKVKVKKIYFRDMNSKWASCRRNGSLSFNLKLKYLPKSLIKYVVFHEMVHILIPNHKSIFWDYIKKEFKNPEKYEEMLYGYWFSLFG